The sequence GCGTGTTGGGCTTTATTTGCCGCATCCTTGAGGTCGGAGAGCGTCTGCCTAAGGCAGGTATGTTGAAGCGTCCTTGAGGTGGGAGAGTGTCTGCCCGAGCCAGGTATATAAGGCACTGCGCCATCCTTCCATCTTCATAACTCGGTCCTCACCTCTACatctccctgcttctcctcctttaTCGTCTTGTGTTTCCTGCACGTTTAAGCATGGCGGCCATCATCAGGAGCCTCCTTTACCTTGGTAAGCTGATCTAAGCTATTCAACTTCTATACCCATGTATTGTTTTATgtttatgtagttatttctgagcAAAATGGCTTGACCTCTAAAGGTTTAACTGTGATCTATTTCACCAATAaaaatattttcattattttaaaaAATCTTTCAGATTTTATAGGTATAACTTACGTATAGATATCGGTATAACGTATAATTGAACAGATACTTTTATATGGTATAACTTGAGTACCATTTAATTAtaatagattaggtaaggttaggctcGAGTGTCTTAGCACACCATTTTCTAACCTTTGTAACAACTGGACGAGCTGATTTATATATGGGGTATAGCACTAACGTGAGGATGGGCCGGGTTAGGTAGTAGTGACAGCTTTAGTTAGCGGCCATTTACAGCTTGAGTTACCAACCATTTACAGCTTGACTTCGCAACAATTTACAGCTTGAGTTAATAACCATTTACAGCTTGAGTTAGAAGTGAATGCCTAGAGTTATAACTTGGAAAATTGGCAGCCTAAAATATAGTATAAAACAAACTATcatcaaagtatatatatatatatatatatatatatatatatatatatatatatatatatatatatatatatatatatatatatatatatatatatatatatatagcatgctGTTACAGAATACCTTTACCCATATTCCATTTCTGTTTACAATTTTTCAATTAGCCTTCAGTTTGCGTTTAATTATATTGCCAGAATTGTAAGCTTGAGATTATGCAAGCTTCAGCTGAAGATGTGTGGGACGAGGGAAGCTGGCGGGTATTGTCTGTGGGATATTTGGCTGAAATATCTGTTATTCTGTAAACAACAGGTGTTGTGGGCGCGTGTCTGGCTCAGCAACGGACTTACCTCCCGCCAACCAACGGATTCAGCGGTAACGGAGGAAATGGAGCCAATGGAAACGGTAATGGTGCTTACACAAACGGCAATGGAAATGGCAACGGCCTAAACGGTAATGGTGCTTATTCAACAAGCAATGGAAATGGCAACGGTAACGGTGTAAACGGTAATGGTGTTTACACAAACGGCAATGGAAATGGCAACGGTAACGGTGTAAATGGTAATGGTGCTTTCACAAACGGCAATGGAAACGGCAACGGCCTAAATGGTAATGGTGCTTACACAAACGGCAATGGAAATGGCAACGGTAACGGTGTAAATGGTAATGGTGTTTACACAAAGGGCAATGGAAATGGCAACGGTAACGGTGTAAATGGTAACGGTGCTTACACAAACGGCAATGGAAACGGTAACGGTGTAAATGGTAATGGTGCTTACACAAACGGCAATGGAAATGGCAACGGTAACGGTGTAAATGGTAACGGTGCTTACACAAACGGCAATGGAAATGGCAACGGTAACGGTGTAAATGGTAATGGTGCTTACACAAACGGCAATGGAAATGGCAACGGTAACGGTGTAAATGGTAACGGTGCTTACTCAAACGGCAATGGAAATGGCAACGGTAACGGTGTAAATGGTAATGGCGCTTACACAAACGGCAATGGAAATGGCAACGGTAACGGTGTAAATGGTAATGGTGTTTACACAAACGGCAACGGTGCCGTTAACGGGATCTTTAACGGCATTTTCGACCCCATCGCTGCCCTTGGTGACGCTATTGGAGGCGGAGGCGTCCCCGGCGTGGACTATCCCATCCTGGTTTCTGTCCCACTCACCGGATTCTCCTGCACCGGACAAATCCCCGGATACTACGCTGATACTGCCCCAGAGGCCGGATGTCAGGTGAGTCTTATTCTGTCCCCGAGGCCGGATGTCAGGTGAGTCTTATCTGGCCACGAGGCCGGATGTCAGTGGTCTTATGCTGCCCCAGAGGCCGGATGTCAGGTGAGTCTTATGCTGCCCCCCGAGGCCGGATGTCAGGTGAGTCTTATGCAGCCCCCTGAGCCGGATGTCATGAGATTCTTATGCTGCCCTGGAGGCCGGATGTCATGTGATTCTTATGCTGCCGTGTTGACATTTTATAACAGAGAGTTTATACAGTCAGGTTCACATTAAGAGTCTGTATTTCCACTAAACGTTTTAAAGCTGTTTTCATGTTACTAAAAGTTATTGAGTATTTGCTAGTAATTGTCCTCTGCCTTTATCAGTAGTCCTCTTTGGTCATAACACCTACGACAGGTGTTCCACATCTGCCAGACGTACCACTTTGCTTCACTAATACTGTTGTCCTCGGCAGGTTTTCCACATCTGCCAGGCTGATGGCAGGAGCGACTCTTTCCTCTGTCCCAACGGCACCATCTTCAACCAGCAGTACttcgtgtgtgactggtggtacaACTTCGACTGTTCCACCGCCCAGCAGTTCTACGGTCTCAACGCTCAGATCGGCGTGATTATCGCAAACTCCAACGGCAATGGAGTTGGAGTTGTTAATGGCAATGGTCTCGTCAACGGTAATGGTAACGGAGCTGTAGTTAATGGGAATGGATATACTATTGGCAACGGTCTCGTCAACGGCAATGGTAACGGAGCTGCAGTTAATGGGAATGGATATACGAATGGCAACGGTCTCGTCAACGGTAATGGAGCTGCAGTTAATGGTAATGGATATACCAATGGCAATGGTCCCGTCAACGGCAATGGTAATGGATATACTAAAGGCAACGGTAATGGTAATGGCGTTCCAGTTAACGGTAACGGATATACGAATGGCAACGGTCTCGTCAACGGTTATGGTAACGGAGCTGCAGTCAATGGGAACGGATATACCAATGGCAACGGTCTCGTCAACGGCAATGGTAACGGAGCTGCAGTCAATGGGAACGGATATACCAATGGCAACGGTCTCGTCCACGGTAATGGTAACGGAGCTGCAGTCAACGGGAACGGATATACCAATGGCAACGGTCTCGTCAACGGTAATGGTAACGGAGCTGCTGTTAATGGGAACGGATATACCAATGGCAACGGTCTCGTCAACGGTAATGGTAACGGAGCTGCAGTTAATGGGAACGGATATACCAATGGCAACGGTCTCGTCAACGGTAATAGTAACGGAGCTGCAGTTAATGGGAACGGATATACCAATGGCAACGGTCTCGTCAACGGTAATGGTAACGGAGCTGCAGTTAATGGGAACGGATATACCAGTGGCAACGGTCTCGTCAACGGTAATGGTAATGGAGC is a genomic window of Procambarus clarkii isolate CNS0578487 chromosome 8, FALCON_Pclarkii_2.0, whole genome shotgun sequence containing:
- the LOC138362242 gene encoding uncharacterized PE-PGRS family protein PE_PGRS46-like, translating into MAAIIRSLLYLGVVGACLAQQRTYLPPTNGFSGNGGNGANGNGNGAYTNGNGNGNGLNGNGAYSTSNGNGNGNGVNGNGVYTNGNGNGNGNGVNGNGAFTNGNGNGNGLNGNGAYTNGNGNGNGNGVNGNGVYTKGNGNGNGNGVNGNGAYTNGNGNGNGVNGNGAYTNGNGNGNGNGVNGNGAYTNGNGNGNGNGVNGNGAYTNGNGNGNGNGVNGNGAYSNGNGNGNGNGVNGNGAYTNGNGNGNGNGVNGNGVYTNGNGAVNGIFNGIFDPIAALGDAIGGGGVPGVDYPILVSVPLTGFSCTGQIPGYYADTAPEAGCQVFHICQADGRSDSFLCPNGTIFNQQYFVCDWWYNFDCSTAQQFYGLNAQIGVIIANSNGNGVGVVNGNGLVNGNGNGAVVNGNGYTIGNGLVNGNGNGAAVNGNGYTNGNGLVNGNGAAVNGNGYTNGNGPVNGNGNGYTKGNGNGNGVPVNGNGYTNGNGLVNGYGNGAAVNGNGYTNGNGLVNGNGNGAAVNGNGYTNGNGLVHGNGNGAAVNGNGYTNGNGLVNGNGNGAAVNGNGYTNGNGLVNGNGNGAAVNGNGYTNGNGLVNGNSNGAAVNGNGYTNGNGLVNGNGNGAAVNGNGYTSGNGLVNGNGNGATGNGNGFTNGNVNGYTSTNGNGKVNAPVGLYQTPSI